The following proteins are co-located in the Telopea speciosissima isolate NSW1024214 ecotype Mountain lineage chromosome 9, Tspe_v1, whole genome shotgun sequence genome:
- the LOC122639921 gene encoding uncharacterized protein LOC122639921, translating into MASSQVQMASGHLGCVLKDHNWRQTDKERESNDNVRTQQQVSLEKNLKDFVRDNFNSCIALSGSRDSVSAFDENSENRIDNPEKHDHNFRAPGRKGEEARVSDESLPLAMKQSRILDRWATREAREMDITIERRTHEAELLALSNSHPVSTVASSFLAESPHAPSESSVDLPNLHTSSLLQMWREFEAETKPTSGNHSSFNSNSTISSGGGLDSGTSNLENASYVDDPSPRSEVCDSGDETYETPAALEDSFTDWESEQNTASEQLSSSQGRVSDVGRVSEVGERERLRVSDIIRKLSSGKPIEANSSMTPSSDEHDQEQPTVIDPVVPEQGGEQKGFLNAGFLNVGKCPRVRGRQAMMDLLIQMERERQRELNELVERRAVSRFAHRGRIQSILKLRFLQRDVAALNKQSPASAASELGRLKQGTSILALRRKFSPNRDAEEIPGGESGDNSNFHTQLPDNTTGSEHSGASNLVINEEVHHQEPSRIEQESTSPMYQSMPSINEDLQEAASQSSDYARHGTCLAVSDLAQERSMNNLTASNDSEGNGLTEEPMLDTEQLVGSTDGTWLGDVSQPQRDWRGSMQSWYQDLLPNNSEDGESNVITDLQEPGMLLQFVGSTNGNWFGDVSSIQSGWTHSRQAWYEDVLDNNSEVRERVSVTEEPESDMLQRAGSADGTWLTGGLHLQMDWRGQSWYQNVLENNSEDGEGNVVTDEPDLVTEQLEGSTDGTWLGDVSRPARDWRRSREEWCQEMLENSSENGEIRELLQRRSVSNFLSSDLRETMDQMIMSCIRRQRHQSESIGGEENLFEHPYPEASGTSDHFSSTSFSLPLSMSYNLPLPYQLRSRNWYQDHEPRDDSEQVASTSLQPSEYQSRDNLQSAMNHPSLEMDLISDLRGHMVRLHNEIYELRKSMESCMEMQNKLQHSIKKEVSAAVNRSAHGGDATEMLNWVPPMTNGKCCICCEMQVDSLLYRCGHMCTCFKCAHELQWSSGKCPICRAPILDVVRAYSNT; encoded by the exons atggcttcTTCGCAAGTCCAAATGGCCTCAGGCCATTTAGGCTGTGTTCTCAAGGATCACAATTGGCGTCAAAcagacaaagaaagagaaagcaacGACAACGTTCGAACACAGCAGCAGGTTTCGCTCGAGAAGAATCTCAAAGACTTTGTCAGGGATAACTTCAACTCTTGCATTGCCCTCTCTGGCTCCAGAGATTCCGTCTCTGCTTTCGATGAAAATTCTGAGAATCGAATTGACAATCCGGAGAAACACGACCACAATTTTAGAGCTCCCGGcagaaaaggggaagaagcgCGGGTTAGTGATGAGTCTTTACCCTTGGCGATGAAGCAATCAAGGATACTTGATCGATGGGCTACTCGTGAGGCGAGGGAGATGGACATAACCATAGAGAGGCGGACCCATGAAGCAGAGCTCTTGGCCCTCTCCAATTCTCACCCTGTTTCAACGGTGGCATCATCGTTCCTCGCAGAGAGCCCTCACGCTCCATCGGAGAGCTCCGTGGATCTTCCCAATCTGCAcacttcttcccttcttcagaTGTGGAGAGAGTTTGAGGCAGAAACAAAGCCGACATCCGGGAACCACAGCAGCTTTAATTCGAATTCAACGATTTCCAGTGGCGGCGGGCTCGATTCTGGAACAAGCAATCTTGAGAATGCCTCCTATGTGGATGACCCATCACCACGCTCTGAAGTTTGCGACTCTGGAGATGAAACATATGAGACTCCAGCGGCTCTCGAAGATTCGTTTACAGATTGGGAGTCCGAACAGAACACTGCGAGTGAACAGCTTTCTTCATCACAGGGACGTGTTTCGGATGTTGGGAGGGTCTCTGAAGTTGGAGAAAGGGAGAGACTCAGGGTTTCAGATATCATTAGAAAACTGAGTTCAGGGAAACCAATAGAAGCAAACAGTTCAATGACCCCATCGAGCGATGAACATGATCAAGAGCAGCCCACGGTGATTGACCCTGTAGTACCGGAACAAGGAGGAGAACAGAAGGGCTTCCTAAATGCTGGCTTCCTGAATGTTGGCAAGTGTCCCCGTGTCAGAGGGAGGCAAGCGATGATGGATTTGCTCATACAAATGGAACGTGAAAGGCAGAGGGAGCTCAATGAACTGGTGGAACGCCGAGCAGTATCCCGATTTGCACATCGGGGTCGAATCCAG TCCATTCTTAAGCTCAGATTCCTACAACGGGACGTTGCAGCTCTTAATAAACAGAGTCCAGCTTCAGCGGCATCTGAACTGGGTAGATTAAAGCAGGGAACTAGCATATTGGCACTAAG gcgGAAATTTAGTCCTAATCGAGATGCTGAGGAGATCCCTGGTGGAGAATCTGGAGATAACTCAAACTTTCATACACAGCTACCAGATAACACCACAGGTTCAGAACATTCTGGTGCTTCTAATCTGGTCATTAATGAAGAAGTTCATCATCAGGAGCCATCTAGAATTGAGCAAGAAAGCACATCCCCAATGTACCAGTCGATGCCTTCTATTAATGAAGATCTGCAAGAAGCAGCAAGTCAGAGTTCAGATTATGCACGGCATGGAACATGCTTAGCGGTTAGCGATCTTGCCCAGGAAAGAAGTATGAACAATTTGACAGCCTCAAATGATTCTGAAGGAAATGGATTAACAGAAGAACCAATGCTGGATACTGAGCAGCTTGTTGGATCCACTGATGGAACCTGGCTAGGTGATGTTTCTCAACCGCAAAGAGACTGGAGAGGTTCCATGCAATCATGGTACCAGGACTTGCTTCCAAATAATTCAGAAGATGGGGAAAGCAATGTAATAACAGATTTACAAGAACCTGGTATGCTGCTGCAGTTTGTAGGATCCACAAATGGAAATTGGTTTGGTGATGTTTCTAGCATACAAAGTGGTTGGACACATTCTAGGCAAGCATGGTACGAGGATGTGCTTGATAACAACTCTGAAGTCAGGGAGAGGGTTTCAGTAACAGAAGAACCAGAATCTGATATGCTGCAGCGTGCAGGGTCTGCTGATGGAACCTGGCTAACTGGTGGTCTTCACCTACAAATGGATTGGAGAGGGCAGTCATGGTACCAAAATGTGCTTGAGAATAATTCGGAGGATGGAGAAGGGAATGTAGTAACAGATGAACCAGATCTTGTTACTGAGCAGCTTGAAGGATCTACTGATGGAACCTGGCTAGGTGATGTTTCTCGCCCAGCTAGAGATTGGAGGCGTTCCAGGGAAGAGTGGTGCCAGGAAATGCTTGAGAACAGTTCTGAAAATGGGGAAATTCGAGAGCTTCTTCAGAG AAGAAGTGTATCAAATTTCCTTTCCAGTGACTTGAGGGAGACTATGGACCAAATGATCATGTCTTGCATACGAAGACAAAGGCATCAATCAGAAAGCataggaggagaagagaatctttTTGAGCATCCATATCCAGAAGCAAGTGGTACTTCTGATCATTTTTCATCTACGTCGTTCAGCCTACCTTTGTCTATGTCATACAACCTCCCTTTACCATATCAGCTGAGATCGCGGAATTGGTATCAAGATCATGAACCCAGGGATGATTCTGAACAAGTTGCATCTACATCACTACAACCATCTGAATATCAGAGTCGAGACAATCTGCAGTCCGCTATGAATCATCCTTCTCTT GAAATGGATCTCATATCTGATTTGAGAGGGCATATGGTACGGCTTCATAATGAGATATATGAACTGCGAAAATCAATGGAGAGCTGCATGGAGATGCAGAACAAGTTACAACACTCCATTAAGAAGGAGGTATCTGCTGCCGTTAACCGTTCAG CTCATGGTGGAGATGCAACAGAAATGCTCAATTGGGTACCACCAATGACAAATGGAAAGTGTTGTATCTGCTGTGAAATGCAGGTTGACTCACTTTTATACAG ATGTGGGCACATGTGCACCTGTTTCAAGTGTGCACATGAGTTGCAGTGGAGTAGTGGGAAATGTCCAATTTGCCGAGCTCCGATATTAGATGTTGTGCGGGCGTACTCCAACACCTAG